In Pseudomonas fluorescens, a genomic segment contains:
- a CDS encoding DUF3482 domain-containing protein: MTKPLKLAVVGHTNVGKTSLLRTLTRDVGFGEVSHRPSTTRHVEGARLSVDGEALLELYDTPGLEDAIALLDYLERLERPGERLDGPARLVRFLDGSEARQRFEQEAKVLRQLLASDAGLYVIDAREPVLAKYRDELQVLASCGKPLLPVLNFVSSNDHREPDWREALARLGLHALVRFDSVAPPEDGERRLYESLALLLENARPQLERLILDQHAQRQARQQSAARLIAELLIDCAACRRSVVTEDEQQAIGDLRKAVRQREQKCVEALLKLFGFRPQDAAASDLPLLDGRWGDDLFNPETLKQLGVRVGGGIAAGAAAGAGVDLLVGGLTLGAAALAGAIAGGALQTARSYGSRLLGKIKGQRELTVDDSVLRLLALRQRQLLKALNLRGHAAMHSIKVDTPQDKTWREGKLPEALHKARAHPQWSSLNPNAKLSQAERQEQVEALAARLDEA; the protein is encoded by the coding sequence ATGACTAAACCGCTGAAACTCGCCGTGGTCGGCCACACCAACGTCGGCAAGACCTCCCTGCTGCGCACGCTGACCCGTGACGTCGGCTTCGGCGAAGTCTCCCATCGCCCCAGCACCACACGCCATGTCGAAGGCGCGCGTTTGTCGGTGGATGGCGAAGCCTTGCTGGAGCTTTACGACACCCCCGGCCTGGAAGATGCCATCGCCCTGCTCGACTACCTGGAGCGCCTGGAACGCCCCGGCGAACGCCTGGACGGCCCGGCACGCCTGGTGCGGTTTCTGGACGGCAGCGAAGCGCGCCAGCGGTTCGAACAGGAAGCCAAGGTGCTGCGCCAGTTGCTCGCCTCCGACGCCGGCCTGTATGTGATCGACGCCCGCGAGCCGGTGCTGGCCAAGTATCGCGATGAACTGCAAGTGCTGGCCAGTTGCGGCAAACCGCTGCTGCCCGTACTCAACTTTGTCAGCAGCAACGACCACCGCGAGCCGGACTGGCGCGAAGCCCTGGCCCGCCTCGGCCTGCATGCGCTGGTGCGCTTTGACAGCGTGGCGCCGCCGGAAGACGGCGAACGGCGCTTGTATGAAAGCCTTGCCCTGCTGCTGGAAAACGCGCGGCCGCAACTGGAAAGGCTGATTCTCGATCAACACGCCCAACGCCAGGCTCGTCAGCAAAGCGCTGCGCGGTTGATTGCCGAATTGCTGATCGACTGCGCCGCTTGCCGCCGCAGCGTGGTCACCGAAGACGAACAGCAAGCCATCGGTGACCTGCGCAAAGCGGTGCGCCAGCGCGAACAAAAATGCGTGGAAGCCCTGCTCAAACTATTCGGCTTCCGCCCCCAGGATGCCGCCGCCAGCGACCTGCCATTGCTCGACGGCCGCTGGGGTGATGACCTGTTCAACCCGGAAACCCTCAAGCAACTCGGCGTGCGCGTCGGAGGTGGCATCGCCGCAGGCGCTGCCGCGGGTGCCGGTGTGGACCTGCTGGTCGGTGGCCTGACGCTTGGCGCCGCCGCCCTGGCCGGCGCGATTGCCGGCGGCGCACTGCAAACCGCGCGCAGCTATGGCAGCCGACTGCTGGGCAAAATCAAAGGCCAGCGTGAGCTGACCGTCGACGATAGCGTGCTGCGCCTGCTCGCCCTGCGCCAACGCCAGTTGCTCAAGGCCCTTAACCTGCGCGGTCATGCGGCGATGCACAGCATCAAGGTCGACACGCCGCAGGACAAGACCTGGCGTGAAGGCAAGCTGCCGGAAGCCTTGCACAAGGCCCGCGCTCACCCGCAATGGTCGTCCCTCAACCCAAACGCCAAATTGAGCCAGGCCGAGCGTCAGGAGCAGGTCGAAGCCCTGGCCGCCCGACTCGATGAAGCCTGA
- a CDS encoding phosphonate degradation HD-domain oxygenase: MNPEQAIAEVFGLYEQHGAADYIGEPVSQIEHMSQAAQLAMAEGFDDEVVLAAFFHDIGHLCGQGGENMGGYGVASHERLGADYLRRVGFSERLARLVEYHVEAKRYLTFSQPDYYARLSEASRRTLAYQGGAMTPDEARAFEQDPLYAISLRLRHWDEQAKQAQVPVLDLQLLKAKAARLLAA; the protein is encoded by the coding sequence ATGAACCCGGAACAGGCAATCGCCGAGGTGTTTGGCTTGTACGAGCAGCACGGCGCGGCGGATTACATCGGCGAGCCGGTGTCGCAGATCGAGCACATGTCCCAAGCCGCTCAGTTGGCCATGGCCGAGGGCTTTGATGATGAAGTGGTGTTGGCGGCGTTCTTCCACGATATCGGCCATCTCTGCGGCCAGGGCGGCGAGAACATGGGCGGTTATGGCGTGGCCAGCCATGAGCGGCTGGGCGCCGATTACCTGCGCCGCGTCGGTTTCAGCGAGCGCCTGGCGCGGCTGGTGGAATATCACGTCGAGGCCAAGCGCTACCTGACCTTCAGCCAGCCGGACTACTACGCCCGGTTGAGCGAAGCCAGCCGCCGCACGCTGGCGTATCAAGGCGGGGCAATGACGCCTGACGAAGCGCGGGCGTTCGAGCAAGACCCGCTCTACGCGATCAGTCTGCGTCTGCGCCACTGGGACGAACAGGCCAAGCAAGCGCAGGTGCCGGTGCTCGACCTGCAGCTACTCAAGGCCAAGGCCGCGCGGCTACTGGCTGCGTAG
- a CDS encoding putative 2-aminoethylphosphonate ABC transporter substrate-binding protein, whose product MFKPLALAAAVLSVFSLNAFAAKTELTVYTALEAEQLKTYKQAFEKANPDIDIKWVRDSTGIITAKLLAEKARPQADVVWGLAASSLAILDQQGMLDNYAPKDLDKIGKHYRDAANPPAWVGMDVWAATICFNTVEAEKQGLTKPVSWQDLTKPEYKGKIVMPNPASSGTGFLDVSAWLQTFGEKQGWQYMDDLHQNIGQYVHSGSKPCKLAASGEFPIGISFEYPAVQLKRQGAPLDIILPKEGLGWDIEATAVIKGSAHADAAKKLADFSASPAAMDLYKENFAVLAQPGIAKPQTELPADYEQRLIKNDFGWASKNRDSILTEWRKRYDGKSEKVAGQ is encoded by the coding sequence ATGTTCAAGCCCCTGGCGCTGGCCGCTGCTGTACTCAGCGTATTCAGCCTGAATGCCTTTGCCGCGAAAACCGAGCTGACCGTGTACACGGCCCTCGAAGCCGAGCAGTTGAAGACCTACAAGCAGGCCTTCGAGAAGGCCAACCCGGATATCGATATCAAATGGGTGCGCGACTCCACCGGCATCATCACCGCCAAGCTGCTGGCCGAAAAAGCTCGCCCGCAAGCCGACGTAGTGTGGGGCCTGGCCGCGTCGAGCCTGGCGATTCTCGATCAGCAGGGCATGCTGGATAACTACGCGCCCAAGGACCTGGACAAGATCGGCAAGCACTACCGTGACGCCGCCAACCCACCGGCCTGGGTCGGCATGGATGTGTGGGCCGCGACCATTTGCTTCAACACTGTCGAAGCCGAGAAACAGGGCCTGACCAAGCCGGTGAGCTGGCAGGACCTGACCAAGCCCGAGTACAAGGGCAAGATCGTCATGCCCAACCCGGCATCGTCCGGCACCGGCTTCCTGGATGTGAGCGCCTGGCTGCAAACCTTCGGCGAGAAGCAGGGCTGGCAGTACATGGACGACTTGCACCAGAACATCGGCCAATACGTTCACTCCGGCTCCAAGCCCTGCAAGCTGGCGGCTTCCGGTGAATTCCCGATTGGTATTTCCTTTGAGTACCCGGCCGTGCAGCTCAAGCGCCAGGGCGCACCGCTGGACATCATCCTGCCGAAGGAAGGCCTGGGCTGGGACATCGAAGCCACCGCCGTGATCAAGGGTTCCGCCCACGCCGATGCGGCGAAAAAACTCGCCGACTTCTCTGCCAGCCCCGCCGCGATGGACCTGTACAAAGAAAATTTTGCGGTCCTCGCCCAGCCTGGCATCGCCAAGCCGCAAACCGAACTGCCGGCCGACTACGAGCAGCGCCTGATCAAGAACGACTTTGGCTGGGCGTCGAAGAATCGCGACAGCATCTTGACCGAGTGGCGTAAGCGCTATGACGGCAAGTCGGAGAAGGTCGCGGGTCAGTAA
- a CDS encoding dihydrofolate reductase — MKKTLPLSLIAALGENRVIGVDNSMPWHLPGDFKYFKATTLGKPIIMGRKTWDSLGRPLPGRLNIVVSRQTDLALEGAEVFPSLDAAVARAEAWALEQGVDELMLIGGAQLYEQGLAQADRLYLTRVALSPDGDAWFPDFDTNQWTLVSNLPNPAEGDKPAYTFEVWEKV, encoded by the coding sequence ATGAAAAAAACTCTCCCTTTAAGCCTGATCGCAGCCCTCGGTGAAAACCGTGTGATCGGCGTCGACAACAGCATGCCCTGGCATTTGCCGGGGGATTTCAAATATTTCAAGGCCACCACCCTGGGCAAGCCGATCATCATGGGGCGCAAGACCTGGGATTCCCTGGGCCGACCGCTGCCGGGGCGCTTGAACATTGTGGTCAGTCGTCAGACCGATCTGGCGCTTGAAGGTGCGGAAGTTTTTCCGTCACTCGATGCCGCCGTGGCGCGGGCTGAGGCCTGGGCGCTGGAGCAGGGCGTGGATGAGCTGATGCTGATCGGCGGCGCGCAGCTGTATGAGCAGGGGCTGGCGCAGGCGGATCGCCTGTATTTGACGCGGGTGGCGTTGAGCCCGGATGGGGATGCGTGGTTTCCGGATTTTGATACGAACCAGTGGACGTTGGTTTCCAATCTGCCGAACCCAGCCGAAGGTGATAAGCCGGCTTACACCTTCGAAGTCTGGGAAAAAGTCTAA
- a CDS encoding LysR family transcriptional regulator — MLSAELKAFYLVARLGSITQAAKKLGLSQPTVTTQVRNLESQYGVELFYRGGRRLTVSDEGARLLPMVKTLLQQEADIEFFLRNSGQVQGALRIAATAPYYILDLVKAFRERLPHVEVSVEIGNSQQVLEALDDYRVDVAASSQLLEDPRLIRRVLGTDPLVLAVHRNHPLAKLDHVPLTALAGHTLLMREAGSTTRRLTEEMLQGAGVSYGPLLEIGSRESIREAVLRNIGISIIARQEVPHDPQLRVLTIEHAPQIPEYLYCLKERKGARLPAAFLGLAQEMSPI, encoded by the coding sequence GTGCTGAGTGCCGAGCTGAAGGCGTTTTATCTGGTCGCCCGCCTGGGCAGCATCACCCAGGCGGCGAAAAAACTCGGCCTGAGCCAGCCCACCGTCACCACCCAGGTGCGCAACCTGGAGAGCCAATACGGCGTTGAGTTGTTCTACCGTGGCGGCCGCCGTCTCACCGTCAGCGACGAAGGCGCGCGCCTGTTGCCGATGGTCAAGACGCTGTTGCAGCAGGAAGCGGACATCGAGTTTTTCCTGCGCAACAGCGGTCAGGTCCAAGGGGCGCTGAGGATTGCCGCGACGGCGCCGTATTACATCCTCGACCTGGTCAAAGCCTTTCGCGAACGCCTGCCGCACGTGGAGGTGTCGGTGGAAATCGGCAACTCCCAGCAGGTGCTCGAGGCCCTGGACGATTACCGTGTAGACGTCGCTGCCTCCTCGCAGTTGCTGGAAGACCCCCGTTTGATCCGCCGCGTATTGGGCACCGACCCCCTGGTGCTGGCGGTGCATCGCAACCATCCCCTGGCCAAACTGGATCATGTGCCGTTGACCGCGCTCGCCGGCCATACGCTGTTGATGCGTGAGGCGGGTTCTACCACGCGACGGCTGACGGAAGAGATGCTGCAAGGCGCCGGTGTGAGTTATGGGCCGCTGCTGGAAATCGGCAGTCGCGAGTCGATTCGCGAAGCAGTGCTGCGCAATATCGGCATCAGCATCATCGCCCGCCAGGAAGTGCCCCATGACCCGCAGTTACGGGTGCTGACCATCGAGCATGCACCGCAGATTCCGGAATATCTCTACTGCCTCAAGGAAAGAAAAGGCGCTCGGTTGCCGGCGGCGTTTTTGGGGTTGGCGCAGGAAATGTCGCCGATCTGA
- a CDS encoding putative 2-aminoethylphosphonate ABC transporter permease subunit, translating to MAVDMSLPIPRQVSRAETGDRLFVLGGKLLWLCLLGVAVLLPLLAIFWRGFSSEAGQGGGLVAARELVSSANFHWLLGNSLKVSLSVAAIVVPLAYLFAYALQRTLIPGKAIWRGLSLLPLMAPSMLPGIALVYLFGNQGLLRGLLSENIYGFWGIVLGEVIYTFPHALMILLSALSLADARLFDAASSMGASPARAFRSITWPATRQAVFAAFCLVFTLTITDFGVPVVVGGDYQVLALEAYKAVVGQQQFGRGALIGMVLLLPALFSFGVDAWLRRRQGDSMSGRAQVFQPAPSRLRDACYLAIVLGMCAVLLLVFGMAVYSSLVKFWPYNLSLSLNHYQFEDTAGGGWLAYRNSLTLALCTALIGSVLIFTGAYLMEKTQGQKGLNLALRLLSFVPMAVPGLVLGLGYVFFFNLNGNPLHVFYGTMTLLVVCTIAHYLTTAQMTATTALRQLDAEFEAAALSLKAPLYRHYLRVTVPICLPALLDIVRYLFVSAMTTVSAAIFLYSPDTILAAVAVLNMDDAGNVGGAAAMSTLILFTSAAVSLLLAWASRGLLRRSQAWRQTAPGQ from the coding sequence ATGGCCGTTGATATGAGCTTGCCGATACCGCGCCAGGTTTCCCGTGCGGAAACCGGCGACCGCCTTTTTGTGCTCGGCGGCAAACTGTTGTGGCTGTGCCTGCTGGGTGTCGCGGTCCTGCTACCGCTGTTGGCGATCTTCTGGCGTGGCTTCAGCAGCGAGGCGGGGCAGGGCGGTGGCCTGGTCGCTGCGCGAGAGCTGGTGAGCAGCGCCAACTTTCATTGGCTGTTGGGCAATAGCCTGAAAGTTTCCCTTAGCGTGGCGGCTATCGTCGTACCGCTGGCCTACCTGTTTGCCTACGCGCTGCAACGCACCCTGATTCCCGGCAAGGCCATCTGGCGTGGCCTGTCGTTACTGCCGTTGATGGCACCGTCGATGCTGCCGGGGATTGCATTGGTGTACCTGTTTGGTAACCAGGGCCTGTTACGTGGCCTGCTCTCGGAGAATATCTACGGCTTCTGGGGCATTGTCCTCGGCGAAGTGATCTACACCTTCCCACATGCCTTGATGATCCTGTTGTCAGCGCTTTCCTTGGCGGATGCGCGGTTATTCGACGCGGCATCGAGCATGGGCGCCAGCCCCGCCCGAGCATTTCGCAGCATCACCTGGCCGGCCACGCGCCAGGCGGTGTTCGCCGCGTTCTGCCTGGTGTTCACCTTGACCATCACCGACTTCGGCGTGCCCGTGGTGGTCGGCGGCGATTACCAGGTGTTGGCGCTGGAAGCCTACAAGGCGGTGGTGGGCCAGCAACAGTTCGGCCGCGGTGCGTTGATTGGCATGGTGTTGCTGCTGCCGGCGCTGTTCAGCTTTGGCGTGGACGCCTGGTTACGTCGTCGGCAGGGTGATTCGATGAGTGGCCGCGCCCAGGTGTTCCAACCCGCGCCATCGCGGCTGCGGGACGCCTGCTACCTGGCCATTGTGCTGGGGATGTGTGCCGTGTTGCTGCTGGTGTTCGGCATGGCGGTGTACTCCTCGCTGGTGAAGTTCTGGCCGTACAACCTGTCGCTGTCGCTCAACCACTACCAGTTCGAAGACACGGCCGGCGGCGGCTGGCTGGCCTATCGCAACAGCCTGACCCTGGCACTGTGCACCGCGTTGATCGGCAGCGTGCTGATCTTCACCGGCGCCTACCTGATGGAAAAGACCCAGGGCCAGAAGGGCCTCAACCTGGCGCTGCGCCTGCTCAGTTTTGTGCCGATGGCCGTGCCGGGCTTGGTGTTGGGCCTGGGTTATGTGTTCTTCTTCAACCTCAACGGCAACCCGCTGCATGTGTTCTACGGGACCATGACCTTGCTGGTGGTGTGCACCATCGCGCACTACCTGACCACTGCCCAGATGACCGCGACCACTGCCCTGCGCCAGCTGGACGCCGAGTTCGAAGCCGCTGCGCTGTCCCTCAAGGCGCCGCTTTATCGCCACTACCTGCGGGTGACCGTGCCGATTTGCCTGCCGGCACTGCTGGATATCGTGCGCTACCTGTTTGTGTCGGCGATGACCACGGTGTCGGCGGCAATTTTTCTCTACAGCCCCGACACCATTCTCGCCGCCGTCGCCGTGCTGAACATGGACGACGCCGGCAACGTGGGCGGCGCGGCGGCGATGTCGACCCTGATCCTGTTCACTTCGGCCGCCGTCTCGCTGCTGCTGGCGTGGGCCTCACGCGGCCTGTTGCGTCGCTCCCAAGCCTGGCGTCAAACCGCGCCCGGTCAATAA
- a CDS encoding putative 2-aminoethylphosphonate ABC transporter ATP-binding protein — MNTALSNPGAPMKVRGVQKRFGAFTALDNVSLDVAAGELVCLLGPSGCGKTTLLRCIAGLERQDSGELYLGSRDVSLLPPQARDYGILFQSYALFPNLSVEANIGYGLTGSGRDEVRQRVGQMLELVGLLGSEKKYPGQLSGGQQQRVALARALAPAPSLLLLDEPMSALDARVREHLCTELRQLQRRLGITTLMVTHNQDEAMLMADRIAVMNNGKVEQYATPQEIYDRPATPFVAEFVGQGNWLPFSRNSASHAQVGGMNMRLADDAGVASSGRLFCRPEAISVNPPVHEENLFPAKVREITFLGNRCRMSFELEQLPGHPLLAELAPEAMPRLGAQHIWVALPPRSLQVFA, encoded by the coding sequence ATGAACACAGCCCTGAGCAACCCCGGCGCGCCAATGAAGGTGCGCGGTGTCCAGAAACGCTTCGGCGCCTTTACCGCGCTGGACAACGTGTCCCTGGACGTCGCCGCCGGCGAGCTGGTGTGTCTGCTGGGCCCGTCGGGTTGCGGCAAGACCACCTTGCTGCGTTGCATCGCCGGCCTGGAGCGCCAGGACAGCGGTGAACTGTACCTGGGCAGCCGGGATGTTTCCCTGCTGCCGCCCCAGGCACGGGACTACGGCATTCTGTTCCAGTCCTACGCGTTGTTTCCCAACCTCAGCGTCGAAGCCAATATTGGCTACGGCCTTACCGGCAGCGGTCGTGATGAAGTGCGCCAGCGTGTCGGGCAGATGCTCGAACTGGTGGGCCTGCTCGGCAGTGAAAAGAAATACCCAGGCCAACTGTCCGGTGGCCAACAGCAGCGTGTCGCCCTGGCCCGTGCGCTGGCGCCAGCACCGTCGTTGCTGCTGCTGGACGAGCCGATGTCGGCCCTCGATGCCCGTGTCCGCGAGCATTTATGCACCGAGTTGCGCCAACTGCAACGGCGCCTGGGCATCACCACCCTGATGGTCACCCATAATCAGGATGAGGCCATGTTGATGGCCGACCGCATCGCCGTGATGAACAACGGCAAGGTCGAGCAATACGCCACGCCCCAGGAAATCTATGATCGCCCGGCCACGCCGTTCGTGGCCGAGTTTGTCGGCCAGGGCAATTGGCTGCCGTTCAGCCGCAACAGCGCGAGTCACGCGCAGGTCGGCGGGATGAACATGCGCCTGGCCGACGACGCGGGTGTGGCTTCCTCCGGCCGCCTGTTCTGCCGCCCGGAAGCGATCAGCGTCAACCCACCGGTGCATGAAGAAAACCTGTTCCCGGCCAAGGTCCGCGAGATCACCTTCCTGGGTAACCGCTGCCGCATGAGCTTTGAACTGGAGCAGTTGCCTGGGCATCCGCTGTTGGCCGAGCTGGCCCCGGAAGCCATGCCACGCCTGGGCGCCCAGCACATCTGGGTCGCCTTGCCGCCGCGTAGCCTGCAGGTGTTTGCCTGA
- a CDS encoding TIGR03364 family FAD-dependent oxidoreductase, with protein sequence MTHHSDLLIVGAGILGLSHAYAAARRGLKVRVFERSATPLGASVRNFGQALVTGQPPGPMLDLARESRAIWDQWAQLASLQLKRNGSYLFARTEAEEHLLEAFCAGRAQEHGYHVELLQGAAMKDLYGGQFRHHRAALHGKDDQQLYSREAIPALINYLRHELKVEFHFSTLVRDVEPGQLHSTAGSFRGEQIIVCSGHDYQTLLAEAIAELNPQICRLQMLRARPALNLNLQHALLTGLSCVHYGAFADLPEAAAVQAQILREAPYLHEHGIHLLISPTPHGELIIGDSHDYGGDPSPFNAEHVDNWLVELAEHTLGCRIQVVERWQGVYGSRGPGPFSFLRAAPGVSAALMHTGVGMSVGPAMAERNISALWGAA encoded by the coding sequence ATGACACACCACAGCGACCTGCTGATCGTCGGCGCCGGCATCCTCGGCCTGTCCCACGCCTACGCCGCTGCCAGGCGCGGGCTCAAGGTCAGGGTGTTCGAGCGCAGCGCCACCCCGCTGGGCGCCTCCGTGCGCAACTTTGGCCAGGCGCTGGTCACGGGCCAACCACCGGGGCCGATGCTCGACCTGGCTCGGGAGAGCCGCGCGATCTGGGACCAATGGGCACAACTCGCCAGCCTGCAACTCAAGCGCAATGGTTCTTACCTGTTCGCGCGAACCGAAGCGGAAGAACATCTGCTGGAAGCCTTCTGTGCCGGCCGCGCGCAGGAGCACGGCTATCACGTCGAACTGCTGCAAGGCGCGGCAATGAAGGACCTGTACGGCGGCCAGTTCCGCCATCACCGCGCCGCGCTGCATGGCAAGGACGATCAGCAACTGTATTCGCGCGAAGCGATCCCGGCGCTGATCAACTACCTTCGCCATGAACTGAAGGTGGAGTTTCACTTTTCCACCCTGGTGCGCGATGTGGAACCGGGCCAGTTGCACAGCACGGCCGGCAGCTTTCGTGGCGAGCAGATCATCGTGTGTTCCGGCCATGACTACCAAACCCTGCTGGCCGAGGCCATCGCCGAACTCAACCCGCAGATCTGCCGGCTGCAAATGCTGCGCGCCCGGCCTGCACTCAACCTTAACCTGCAACACGCCTTGCTCACCGGCCTCAGTTGCGTGCACTACGGTGCGTTTGCCGACTTGCCGGAAGCGGCGGCGGTACAGGCGCAGATCCTGCGGGAGGCACCGTACCTGCACGAACACGGCATCCACCTGCTGATCAGCCCGACGCCCCATGGTGAGCTGATCATCGGCGATTCCCATGATTACGGCGGCGATCCGTCGCCGTTCAACGCCGAACACGTGGATAACTGGTTGGTTGAGCTGGCCGAGCACACCTTGGGGTGCAGGATCCAGGTGGTGGAGCGCTGGCAGGGTGTCTATGGCTCGCGCGGGCCGGGACCGTTTTCATTCCTGCGTGCTGCTCCAGGGGTGAGCGCGGCGTTGATGCACACCGGTGTAGGCATGAGCGTGGGGCCGGCGATGGCCGAGCGAAATATCAGTGCGTTGTGGGGGGCGGCATGA
- a CDS encoding DUF2868 domain-containing protein, giving the protein MTALTPLHTLWLTETVRLREEHAGPLEDLEANRLARTAGGDLPTRIQQRALHLAERDGLTAALARWLQGARLALLLLAIVAVISGAGLAFAALGNGLIPVNVFWALGSLLGLNLILLISWALGLLFAGEHSASLGRLWLWLSEKLARDAKAAQLAPALLLLLQRQKLNRWAVGVLVNSLWVLALLSALVILLTLLATRRYGFVWETTILGADTFVAVTQALGTLPALLGFNVPTVDMIRASGDSALNIESARQAWAAWLVGVLLVYGLMPRLILALLCLWRWKRGRAALRLDLNLPGYSQLRERLMPSSERLGVNDAAPEQLHHVSGGVSELESDGALLVAIELDDQHPWPPKLPSSVKNAGILDSRESRNKLLEQLARFPPARLAIACDPRRSPDRGSLALIAELARSASATRVWLLQAPPGQALDAERLGDWHAALQQLELPFADCAPLNWLETGHD; this is encoded by the coding sequence GTGACTGCACTGACCCCCCTGCACACACTCTGGCTGACGGAAACCGTGCGCCTGCGTGAAGAACACGCCGGCCCCTTGGAAGACCTCGAAGCCAACCGCCTGGCCCGTACGGCCGGCGGCGATCTGCCGACGCGCATCCAGCAGCGCGCTCTGCACCTGGCCGAGCGCGATGGCCTGACGGCGGCCCTTGCTCGCTGGCTGCAAGGTGCGCGCCTGGCGCTGCTGCTGCTGGCAATAGTCGCAGTGATCAGCGGTGCCGGCCTGGCCTTTGCCGCGCTGGGTAACGGCTTGATCCCGGTGAACGTATTCTGGGCCCTGGGCAGCCTGCTCGGCTTAAACCTGATCCTGTTAATCAGCTGGGCTTTGGGCCTGCTGTTTGCCGGCGAACACAGCGCCAGCCTGGGGCGACTGTGGTTGTGGCTCAGCGAAAAGCTCGCCCGTGACGCCAAGGCCGCACAACTGGCGCCAGCGCTTTTACTGCTGCTGCAACGACAGAAACTCAATCGCTGGGCGGTCGGTGTGCTGGTCAACAGCCTGTGGGTGTTGGCGCTGCTCAGTGCCCTGGTGATTCTGCTGACGCTGCTCGCTACCCGCCGCTACGGCTTTGTGTGGGAAACCACCATTCTGGGCGCCGATACCTTTGTCGCCGTCACCCAGGCCCTCGGCACCCTGCCCGCCCTGCTGGGCTTCAATGTGCCAACCGTCGACATGATCCGCGCCAGCGGCGATTCCGCGCTGAATATCGAAAGCGCCCGCCAAGCCTGGGCCGCCTGGCTGGTGGGCGTGCTGCTGGTCTATGGCTTGATGCCCCGCTTGATCCTCGCCCTGCTGTGCCTGTGGCGCTGGAAACGCGGGCGCGCCGCCCTGCGCCTGGACCTCAACCTGCCCGGCTACAGCCAGTTGCGCGAACGCCTGATGCCGAGCAGCGAGCGCCTTGGGGTCAACGATGCCGCGCCCGAACAGCTGCACCACGTCAGCGGCGGCGTCAGTGAATTGGAAAGCGATGGCGCGCTGCTGGTGGCCATCGAGCTGGACGACCAGCACCCCTGGCCGCCCAAGCTGCCCTCCAGCGTCAAGAACGCCGGCATCCTCGACAGCCGCGAATCGCGCAACAAGCTGCTGGAACAACTCGCCCGCTTTCCACCTGCGCGCCTGGCCATCGCCTGCGATCCACGCCGCTCGCCGGACCGCGGCAGCCTGGCGCTGATCGCCGAGCTGGCACGCAGCGCCAGCGCTACCCGGGTGTGGCTGCTGCAAGCCCCGCCCGGCCAGGCGCTGGATGCCGAGCGCCTGGGCGACTGGCACGCCGCGCTGCAACAGCTTGAACTACCGTTCGCCGATTGCGCGCCGCTGAACTGGCTGGAGACCGGTCATGACTAA